The sequence CCTCTACCAGAGGGGGACGGACTGCAGTGCCCGCTCAATTCGTTCCCACCGCCACCGGCCGCGCCGGATCGCTGCACCACTCGCTCCACGAGCCCGGATACAGCCGGCTGCCCTTCAGGCCGGCCGCTTCCAGCGCCAAGAGGTTGTGGCAGGCGGTCACGCCCGAGCCGCATTGCTGTACGGTGTCGTGCGGATCGAGCCCGGCCAGCAGCGCCTGCCATTCGGCGCGCAGCTGCTCGGCTGGCTTGAAGCGGCCGTCGGGCTGCAGGTTGAGCTGGAAGAAGCGGTTCAGCGCGCCGGGGATATGACCGGCCACCGGATCCAGCGTCTCGCCCTCGCCGGCGTAGCGGCCCGGCGCGCGCGCGTCGATCACGGTGAAGTCCTGCCGGTCGAGATTGTCCAGCACCGTCGCCGCGTCGACCGTCCAGCCCGGCCGCGGCTTCGGCGTGAAGACGGCCGGCACGGGCTGCGTCACCGCGGTGTCGAGCGTGCCGCCGGCCGCCACGAAGGCCGCCACGCCGCCGTCGAGCACCTGCACCGCGTCGAAGCCGAGCCAGCGCAACAACCACCACAGCCGCGCCGCGTACATGCCGCCCTGGCCGTCGTAGGCCACCACCCGG is a genomic window of Chitinimonas koreensis containing:
- a CDS encoding sulfurtransferase: MSPLISAGELIAELGAPGLVLVDCRHDLADPTAGRRAYAGGHLPGAVPLHLDEDLSGAKTGRNGRHPLPDPLALARSLSNAGIGDGSRVVAYDGQGGMYAARLWWLLRWLGFDAVQVLDGGVAAFVAAGGTLDTAVTQPVPAVFTPKPRPGWTVDAATVLDNLDRQDFTVIDARAPGRYAGEGETLDPVAGHIPGALNRFFQLNLQPDGRFKPAEQLRAEWQALLAGLDPHDTVQQCGSGVTACHNLLALEAAGLKGSRLYPGSWSEWCSDPARPVAVGTN